The DNA window CGCCCCCACAAAAgggtgtgcatcagccgggtgcagtttcaatctctcccccttagatcgggacactttgcgCAACTCTTAGAAGAGACGCTGACCGCACAAAGTGTCATTTTCAGAGTttatagttatttacatgacctcctcccttattatttgaaatttaataaagctataacgcattacaTATAATGCTCAACACGCAGGTTTTGTGGAAttcgcttattccacaacaattATTCGTATTTTTCtacaattccctcatactttgcgatctacatcacctgaagctttttggaaagtttagagtgcatctgtacTGGGACCGGTTTTCCCTCTCTTCTCAATCAGGcgcaagctgcagtgctgctatcgcacgccatcattagagtttaatgtgatctcatgttacgttaaatgacatcaaatgactattcgacaacgaaaatatttctgcatttttttttgtcTAAGTTGTTGCTaaagtcgactaatcgtttcagccctacacatctggggtggcaagaGTGTGAGTAATTAATGAGAGAATATTTGGGTGACCTGTTCATTTAAGACAGTGTGTCCCAGTGGATATGAGCAAAGGCATCCGAGCTCACACATCTGCACCATTTTAACGAGTTCTTGAAGGATAAACTGGCTCACAGAACAAGAGAGATCAAACATCAACTAGTGAATGAACACAGCTTTACAAACCACTACAAATCCTGCattacaacaccttgacacattAGTGATCATATCCTCCGAGCAGCTTCTTTCTGCACAAACTACTCTGATTTCAACCCCCTCAATGCAACCTAACGCTCACAAAGAGCCAGTCAGCCAAGACTTTAATATTGCCATCTCAGTGGAAGATGCAAGAAGCTCTTCACAGCACTTCAGATTTTACTGGCAAAATCATTCACTCAGTCCTTCTGGTCATAAAATTATACTAGCGCGCGTgaaatcaatgatttgatttttttttttcctaagagCTCTAAAGCAGCAGGCACTGTCAGGAAGATATTAACCTTTAAGAGGTAAAGCCCAGGAAATTAAAAGGCAGTGGTCAGAGGTAGTGAGAGGCATAAATATCAGCATTTGTGCAGGATTTGTGCTCTACCTTCCTTGTCTGaaactactttttttaaatgatccaAAAGCCTCTATTCAGATTCAGATCTCTGACTAGCTGAAGTGACATTTCCAACTCAAATACCACATTTTGCCTCTCAAATGCCCTGTCATTACTTAAAACCATGATGTTCTCCTATTCCTTCAGACTGTTGATGTCTTGACCTCCTCCCACAATCCCCAATTACAACACTAGTATAGCTGAAAAGTACACAATTACAGACTGCAAGAGTGAGTATAAGGTCTTCTGACCAATGTGCTACTGTGTCATAAAAGGGGGGTGTTACACATACCTGCACTTCAAACTCTTCGTTGGAGTAGTGGGGCATCAGTTTGTCAGTTATCAAGCTTTGAAGCTGGTGAACTGTGGCTGAGGCAGATACCAAGTGGACCACTCTGCCACCGGCAGGACGTAACCCCTTTGCCCTGTATGACTGCTGACCAGAGTTCACCTTGTAGCCCAGAACATACCTGTAATGAACATCCAGGTGGTGTGGGTCAGCAAACCATTGAACTAACAGGCACCCTCATTCAGCAATCACTCACACACAGCGGTGGACAGGCGGAAGAGGAAAGTTTGTCGGATCAAGTCTGATGATTAACTATGGAGCAGTGCGTATCGAACCAGAGGTTTGGAAAACATAAATAAGTCAATAATTCAAAAATCATGAATGGCCAGTAGcaaaattaatcacatttataTTGATTACAGTACTCTCCTGATTAAACTGGGTTGGGGAACAGAGGCACGCTGTGGACACATATGTAAATGACAACtttccatcaaaaacacacaaagcATTGATATTAACCTGAGCAGCGGGTTCTCAATAATACGCAGCTTGCGCTTAagtgcttccagctgctcatacATGCACATCCCTTCCACCATGGACACGTTGTCTAGTTCTGACTCAGAGTCGCTGTTCAGGTCACTTCTCAGGCTGGAGAACTCCTGGAATTTCTCTGAGCAGAGCGTCAGCACAGAGTGATACTCAGCTACAAGACCAGCTGGAACACGATCCTCCAGAATATCGTAGTAACTGTGGAAAACACATGGAGGAAGAGTTCAGGGAAGACAGACAAAGCttaaaaggtgatgtgtgtaatttctgtgccactagcaccaccaaacggaattgcaatctGTTAGTTTGAAAGGCCCGACTGGAGCGGCATAACAGCATTGCTTCaaaaaatgaaagtggatgagtCGTCGGTTGAGACTTAACCAATGAGTCTGGAGCAGGACAACTTGTTTTTCTGAACAGTGGAAGACAGGGGAAGGTTTAAAACTTGTTTGACAATATAAATTTTTcgattctgtttggtgccaccaCTAGTGGTGCACAAATTACACCCTTCCACTTTAAGAAGAACAGTGATCCAAGAAAGAGAAGAAATGGTGccattagatttttatttaatttgtctaacaTATTTTCCAATATTAAGAAAGTTTGTGCCAATATAATTTTAAAAGCAGACATTCAAGGTAtcaaaaacacaaacatgaaTATTGAATAGCTCATTTTATAATGACACTATAATTTACTTGCAAAGTAATTTCCTCTGCATTAACACAAAGCATGCAATGAACTTTATTTCTTGGTACACACTGCCACCTGGTGGTCAGAGCTTCTTTATGATCATCACAGAGTTGCAATAGACCACAATATCTGGACTATTATGAGATCCTGCTTCAGGGAAAAGACAGGACATGCGGAGGACACTTACAGTCGGAGACGAGGTTCCACACACCGAACAAAATAATCAAAGTCATCATCCTCATCTTCCTCATCCCACTTCCTCCAGATATGCTTATAGAAAAACCTGTAGAGATTAGACAGCATGTACAAGGGTGAATGAATAATGGAGACGAGAGATGTGAGAATGACAGAAAATTTTGCTTAACCAGTCTGTTCAGTATAGAGAAGggccccttaaaaaaaaaaacttttttttaaaaaactaaattagTATGAAACTCTGTCCATTTGAATTACTGTTTTGGTACTAAAGATGGCTCGCATTATTCCATTCCTTTGATTAGATATTCAAAGTGTCTTTTGGCTACAGTATTGTTTAATACAACagttagccacaacattaaaaccaccgacctactattatgtaggtccccctcgtgccgccaaaacagcgccaaccagcatatcagaatagcattctgagacgatattcttctcaccacaattgtccagagcggttatctgagttaccgcagactttgtcagttcaaaccagtctggccattctctgttgacctctctcatcaacaaggcgtttccatccacagaactgccactcactggatgttttttgtttttagcaccattctgagtaaattctagagactgttgtgcgtgaaaattccaggagatcagcagttacagaaatactcaaaccagcccaactggcaccaacaatcatccatgcgattatctaatcagccaactgtgtggcagcagtgcagtgcataaaatcattcagatacgggtcaggagcttcagttaatgttcacatcagccatcagaatgggggaaaaaaaatttatctcagtgatttggactgtggcatgattgttgttgccagatgggctggtttgagtatttctgtaactgctgatctcaccCACTCCGTAGTCACTAAACAGATCTATCATTGTCAACCTTAGTTTACTTTCGAAGTAACCAAGAGATggttgttcacacacacacacagacacacacacacacagacacacacacacacacacacacacacacacacacacacacacaaaaatagaaaaaaatatcagtaactcgaagggatagctcacccaaaaatgaaaattctctcatcatttacacaccctcatgccatcccagatgtgtatgactttctttctactgcaaacacaaatgaagatttctaaaagaatatctcagttctgtaggtccatacaatgcaagtgaatggagaccaaagttttgaagctccaaaaagcacataaaggcagcataaaagtaatccatacgaccatTAATTCATGACCCCCTCTACAGCAgaaaaacatcaatgcctactttacgtCATCGCATCCTTGGCCCCGCTCACTGGTGTTCAGTTTGTTCACAGAGAAAGAGAGCTACAAACATTTCAAGTGGCGAGTATATCCAGAAACAGCACGAGGAGGCTTGTGCATCCTGTGACCACATCATGAGCGCCTGCGCAGTGCGCACGAAAGACAGGCATCAGAGTACGAGCAGCTCATCGGCCAGCGCACGGCTCTGAAGGGCAGCCAGAGAGCTCTGGAGCAGAAGCACCGAGCACTGGAGAGCAAGTCAGGCACTTTACAATCCTCTCTCCCTAACCGCTCCCTTGTGCGCCACTTTGGACcatgtatgtgcattttttttttttcggctcatatcagcacggattgcttgtgaactagtcataatacgattcaagctttgcataGGAACTTATTGAAGGATGGGTCAGCTAAAAACACTTTGATGCAAATCGCAAAAAAGTAAACAGTTcaattcatgaatattttaaatgccatgactgtttgatagtttatggtgcggAGTGTTAAGTTGTCCTTAAGAAgggcagtttaatatatttggatgcaatgtattggatgtgtgttgtgaataaacactgaaatttagttttatattgtTGTGGAGCCTGTTCATtatcttccgattgagtttcaaatatggctgtatttgagggactgCACTATGTTAGCCAATCTTAACGGTGGCCGTTTATGttaaagttttaaggaggcacttatgGAATTACTATGTGATATAAATCgttactgtgatataaaattattcatattgtgatgtaatattttaaaggaacagttctcccaaaaatgaaaatgttctcattcacttaccctgatgccatcctagatgtgtatgactgtctttcttcagcagaacacaaatgaagatttgtagaagatcgagctctgtcaggtccttataatggaagttcacaggtgccagcactttgcctgtccaaaagtcatatttaggcagcataaaagtaatccacacggcTTCAGTCGaccaatgaatgtcttctgaagcaaatcgataagtTTAAGTAacaaaataaatcgataattaaaaagttattaacttttaaaaagcacttcctgccagcagctgatgcgAAGTGTGATGTAATCTCGTTGGcgagttcacgtgagaattcaGAAGTGCCGTTTATtcacaacagaagaacgaacgacatacgagagttcggccatttcaaacagcatcagagccctggatggaagcgccgatttagagttaaaaatgtTTCAGTTATCGACTTGTTTTACATAAACGTattgattcgcttcagaagacattcactgatcaactgaagtcgcatggattacttttatgctgtctaaatgtgacttttggaccctcaaagtgctggcacccgtgtactccCATTAtaaaggacctgacagagcttcatcatcttctaaaaatctttacttttgttctgctgaagaaagacaataattttgagtgaactatccttttatccTATCGACCACCCTtacttcaaaatatatttgtttgtattccacagaagaaagaaagtcatacgaaaCTGAGACAGCTTGAGGTTGAGTAcctgatgagagaattatcatttttgggtgaactctgtGTAAGATGCACCATCACACAACAGCAGAAGTTTTCAGTTTCCAATGCCAATGTAGAAATACCCAATTCGCAGGTGTGTTTTTCATCCATGATTATTTCGCAACCAAACATATCCGATAATAGGGGGGTTACCGAGAtcaagtgagtagtatttggatgggcatgtgatctcaacatggcattCACTcttatgtagaataaaataggCTTTCTTGGCCGCTGATATGACAGAACTTGTAATCTCATGTAAGTGAACATCGCTTTTAACAAGTACTGTTCACTTCATTAGGTTTAAATCTTTATGTGGGTCTTAAGAGCACCTTTAATTGGTAAACTAACCCGAGATGTTCCAGGGCCAAAGCAGTCTGATCAAAGTCCCCAGACTCATCATAGACGACAGAGAGGTCCAGAAGTGGCACTTTATGTAGCGTAGCCTCCAGAAGGGCCTTCATGGACTCTTCAGTAAGTTCACAGCCTCTGGTCTCACACTGCATCGGTTGCACCAACTCCACCTTTGCTTTCAGCTCCTTGCAGTCCACATCAACAACCTACAACAATAATTCTCAGCTTTCTAAACGTCCCTTTGTGCAGATCCTTCAGCCATAAGCACTCAATGTTAATGTTTTGACAGTAAATTTTAATTAACTCTATTTTAATTATGCAGTAAGTATTTGCCTTTAAATAACTTACATCAACCAGCACATCAAATACAGAAGTGTGCCATATAGCCTGCCAGTCACATGGCTCTACAACCTTCTCCAGGTACTCAGCAGTGAAGGCCCCTACTTCCGATGTTTTACAATCACCTGTCAAAGATTtcagttaaataaaatgtaaatacactTTGTAAGTCCTTTTTAAGTCAGATATTGTTGTGAAATGTCTGGCTTGAACACATTCATAAGTGTTTGAAAGGTAGAAGCAGTTACCCAGCATGTAATCTTGATATGCTTTGAATCTCTCGTAGTACAGAAGGTGATCAGTCTGAAAGGTGTCTGGCAGTCCTCCATTTGCAGTTCTCTCTGCTCTCAGTAAATGAGTGCACAACCTCTCATCGCTATTTAGATAATGGGTGCCGCTGTCATCATCGCCGTCATCATCTTCTTCTGTCTGAAATAATTCTAAAAACAAATGGGGGATTCAGATGAAAgcagtcaagaaaatgtcctggtaatatttaaagaaatagtacaccaaaaaatttaaaatctctcatctgctctgtatgtccataaaatgcaaatgaatggtgaccattgAACTTATTGATCATGCagagagactgcaatgacaagatttacagtgaaaaaggagttatattttagtctgttattacccaaaaccgactggatcgcttcagaagacatggaataaacaactggagtcgtatggattacttttatgctgcctatgtgctttttgaagcataaacgttttggtcaccatttacttgcattggatggaccgaCAGaagtgagatattcttctaaaaatgtttgtttgtgttctgcaaaagaaagtcatacacatctgggatggtatgagggtgagtaaatgatgagagaaatttcatttttgggtgaactatcactttaaccccACATGAAtactaaaaaatacaaataatatgaaatttaattttgaataaagaaaatgaagtctacatttagaaccattaagatttttggcattgtgacattttcaggcCACCGCATTTTGCCTTTCAGTTCTTATTGCCTTACATATTACCTTGTTGCTTTcaacaaaaatgaaaggcagtaccaagggagcaCTACTATGACATTTAAATAATAGTCTTCATCTCTTTTtccacattgcggtaatgaaaaTAGGCCTATCATGACTATCACATTGCAGTAGTGAGAATCGAGGTGTAAAATGAGCGTAACTGTCATGACAGTAATGTCACAATATATGGCAATAAAATAGGCTcagttttatttatacaaaatgcttatttgtttcgttttattttggaataaaaggaccaggacattttcttgacaggttttgtgcaCAAGTACTGCCTAAATTCAGATGAACACTGTTGAGTAATGTGGCCTACAGCAGTTATTCTCAACCTTTTTCTTTCTGTTGACCAAGACAATATTCGCAGGCCTGCCTCACCCCTGATGTGTAAATATTCTGAGTAAAACTCAGAGGGCATGTGTGGAATGGGATGGAAATTCagtgcaaaaaaattataataataataatacaaaaataaactgtttGAGTGAGAGCGTTTACAAATAAGTAAGAAATATGTGTCAGTTTACATGTTGTAGGCCAACATCTTAAGTTctagtattttaatacatttcgaTAATTTGAATTtaacttgtttatttaaaataagtcaTTTTGAGGCCCTTCTGGAGGTTTGCTAAgcccccctggttgagaaccattgGCCTATACAGAACAACATCCTGGACAACTAAATGTGTTTGGAGACTTTGGACCGctttccatttttaaatcagcagGGTCAAACAGTCTCTAATGTCAAGAGGTTAACAACACTGGCAATCATAGAGAGCACAAACATGACGAACCTTTAGGAACACAAGTCGGTTTGATCTCATTACAGTTACACTCCGTCTCTCCCGGTCTCTGCTGATCGGCATCATGACGTTGATGAGTGTCTTGAGGATCTTCACTGGTCACTTTGACGACGGTTTCCACGCCGTTTTCACCCTCGGCGTCTCTCATCTCCTCCGGCTTTGAACACACAACCTCCTGAGACATCACTGAAGCTTACAGCTTTAATATATCAACAGTAAACAAGTGAGAGCCTAAATACAGTGCCTTTTAATTACTGAGTTCATCAGTTAACTGACGGTCTCCTCCCTTCAGTTGTATTTTCAAAAGTTGCCCGGGTGGAGCACGAGGGCCCAATAAACTGACGGGGCGGAGCAAACCGACACCCAGcgctttatttaatatattttcatgACTTCCATACACAGTCTATGTGTGTGGTGTGATCTATATCATTATAAACAACTCGTGTAAATTCATTCACctctttacattattattatttgattgttTTTCTTTCCGTTGACTGTGGTGAACGATGCCGTGTTCGATTGCTCTGGTCTGATCGATGAATAGCTGATCTGCTCGTCTGTCCTGTGTGCACACACGTGTGTGTTGAAAGCAGCAGTGTTTCCTTAGACAGAGAGGGTCGTGTGTTTTGAGTTATGGAACGTAAGTATGATACGTGGTTGAAATTGAACGCATTCCTgtatctttttgtttgatttctaaCACTGTTTTTGGATTGATTTGACTTTCACAGTTATAGTGCAGTCCCCAATCCCATCAGAAGAAAGCGCTATTTTGGGATTTCAGGTGAGTCGTGTTTAATATCATATCATTCTGttatttgttttagaaatatgTCCATACAAAAAGAATGGGATCACGCTGCCTTGATTTAGAGAGACTTTACCAAAAGCAGCAATGGAGCTGTATGTCACTCGTGTACTTGTTTCTTTTCTAGTCGCAGCGTAAAAAAGCAGCAACAAATTTCACCAAAGCTTTCCTGAAGAACAGCCTACCCCGGTTGAATGCTGAAGCAATTGAGGATGTGATGCAACACAAGGCCGTGGTGCTGGAATATAAAAGACAGAATAAGAAGGAGGGAAAGAAAAGAAAGGCCAAGGGGCTCAATGCCAAAGAGAGACGACAGCTGAAAGTATTTCAGCTTAAACCTGAACATCAAAAGTATGAATGAGACATTTCATTTAATCTCTCTCCCCCTACAGATGTATTGTATCATGCATTTCACTATATCtggcaattaattaattatattactgAAATCACTCATGCATCTGTCAAAAGACCTTCTTACTGAGCCATAGTGTCATCATTCATCACTGTGTGGTGTTATGTTTGTAGATATGAACTGTTTTTACCTCTGCATGAACTATGGAAACAGTACATTGTGGAACTGTGTGGCGGATTAAAACCAGAAAGGTAAAGATGCATGTTGTAATTGCAATAAGACACTATTATTTGGCTCATAAATAGGATTTCACATcatgtttgatgtttttaataTCCTGcttgatatatatgtatatatttagcaACCCACAGATGATCCAGCAGAAGTTTTTGAAAGCTGATTTCCATGGTGCTATCTTAAAAGGTACcagataattaaaatggttgaGCAGTAGGCTAAATCCAGATCTCTGATTTACTGCTCATATTATGATCTTAAAGTATAGTCTCATGTTCTCTTTCATATTTTTTCCTAATAGTAGTCAGATCAAAATGCCCATCGTATGTGGGTCTAACTGGCATCCTGGTACAGGAACTGAAGTACATCTTCAAAATCATCACAAAGGAGGACAAACTAAAAGGTatgggtctaaatataaataaataaaccacccaaaattatacttttttgtaCTGTGCCTGAAATGCTGGAATTCCAGACAAAGGAAAGCAATCTTAGCACTTCTGCTGTTTTACTGTCTACCTCCAAAAACACATAACTGCTTAATTAGGTGTAATAAATAACAGTGtttattaaaatcaaaagttttatgttaacattagttgatgcattaaacactaataatgaacaatacttttacagcatttattcagtagtgaaaaatatttttttttatcagttacgAATGATTGCTAAATTTAAATCAGCTTTATCGGTTCAAGACCTGGAGACTGTTCTTCATGCCTTTATCACCTCTCGATTGGATTATTGCAATTCCCTTTGGTCTTCCTCAATCCTCTCTTTTCCgtcttcaattggttcaaaatgctgcgGCCAGATTTTTGACATCATCTAGAAAATGTGATCATATTACCCCAATCCTGGCCTCTCTGCGCTGG is part of the Myxocyprinus asiaticus isolate MX2 ecotype Aquarium Trade chromosome 2, UBuf_Myxa_2, whole genome shotgun sequence genome and encodes:
- the pop4 gene encoding ribonuclease P protein subunit p29, with the translated sequence MELIVQSPIPSEESAILGFQSQRKKAATNFTKAFLKNSLPRLNAEAIEDVMQHKAVVLEYKRQNKKEGKKRKAKGLNAKERRQLKVFQLKPEHQKYELFLPLHELWKQYIVELCGGLKPESNPQMIQQKFLKADFHGAILKVVRSKCPSYVGLTGILVQELKYIFKIITKEDKLKGIPKRNSVFSVEIGDFVTHIYGSKFELRSSERSAKKFKVKGTIDL
- the shcbp1 gene encoding SHC SH2 domain-binding protein 1; the encoded protein is MSQEVVCSKPEEMRDAEGENGVETVVKVTSEDPQDTHQRHDADQQRPGETECNCNEIKPTCVPKELFQTEEDDDGDDDSGTHYLNSDERLCTHLLRAERTANGGLPDTFQTDHLLYYERFKAYQDYMLGDCKTSEVGAFTAEYLEKVVEPCDWQAIWHTSVFDVLVDVVDVDCKELKAKVELVQPMQCETRGCELTEESMKALLEATLHKVPLLDLSVVYDESGDFDQTALALEHLGFFYKHIWRKWDEEDEDDDFDYFVRCVEPRLRLYYDILEDRVPAGLVAEYHSVLTLCSEKFQEFSSLRSDLNSDSESELDNVSMVEGMCMYEQLEALKRKLRIIENPLLRYVLGYKVNSGQQSYRAKGLRPAGGRVVHLVSASATVHQLQSLITDKLMPHYSNEEFEVQFHSDPVLAVNACYEGDVVIVCPGLYSITSSISIVDSIEVEGYGLPDEVVIEKRNKGDAFVESTGANVKLSNLKFIQRDAIEGILCVCQGKLEMENCVMQCETIGVIVRSAAQLTMNMCDLYGSKGAGVEIYPGSVCSLVGNGIHHCKDGILIKDFADELDVMPKITMVNNVIHNNQCYGVILVKPGDTTVEDLPAEPNAADDPEREEKDEESEDTGEKTESNMDDDDVPIIVVEEECPAIRHSHSDTLDFTEGNDAIKQELVATSAKKHRLQKSRVKALGAMQADENLLSQEMFISIHGNQFKHNGKGSFGTFLY